The following is a genomic window from Heptranchias perlo isolate sHepPer1 chromosome 6, sHepPer1.hap1, whole genome shotgun sequence.
AGAGGAGCGGGTTTTTCACGGTGAATCACCGGACACAAATGTGCAGGAACTggggcagggggataggatggcacaggtgccagcttgccagagGGTGAGATTGCATCTTAGCTCTGATGCAGCAGACTCCGATGCTGACTTCGAGGACCCAGACTACAgatgaaggctgatgggcatacactaGGAAATTCTAAGTGCAgtgggcagcctgccagtgagCTTGCACACAATGACTGAGAGCATGAAGGACTTGTGTTGGGGCTTCATGCAAAGCATGGAGTCAGTGGTCAACTCAATGAGCACAGCAGTTAgacccaccatgatggagcctctgaTGACAGCTCTGATAACTTCCATGGCTGCTCACactgctgccatcttggctctaGGGTCCAGCGTTGACAGGGGTTCCAAAGTGTtccatcactcctgcactctgttgtTGTGCAGAGCCATAGCAGTACTGAGGTGCAGCCCCAGGGGAGTGAGAATGGCTCTATGGGAGATtaatctgctgtcctctctcaggatgataacATGTCTGCTGCCCTGCCACCCACTTCAGAAGTGCCCTTGTCCGTGCCAGCTGCGCCAGACTGCCCTGGCCCATGACGagatgttgcagtctgcagctgggccctcaagGCTCACAGCACATCAAGGTTGCCCACCATTACcgtctgaagtgtcctcaatgaaaGTTCAGTAGCCtgccacctcccaagctgtagccactggggatacACTTCGTAGatgcactaggataggtaaacaagcacacaagacagacagacaataagggtttgcacaagggtgatcCTTAATTCAGTAAGTTAACTGTTATTCAAATATGAATTGAGTTGTTGTAGTAAGGAATATTTTTCTAGATTTCGgttggtgttaatatttgtagtcaaATGAAGGAAAGATCCAGGAGGCTGAACTAAAAGAAGGCAGTCAGATGGTGGTTGTGAGGATGGTGGTGATATGGATTGTGGAACTGTTGAGGTATTGGGGGTGGGATTGATGGTTCAGCTGAAGCACTCTTGTATTGGTTGTTCTCGAAGAGCTATGGCAGCTAGGGGGACTGGTGGTTGatgctgctcctgctcttcctccacttcgtgcttctcccctcctccacttcttcctgcccaggtggtggtaaggtcCTCTGGATGGCAAAATTATGCAGCATGCGGCATACCATTTTTGAAGACATGGTCAGAGGTGTACTGCAGAGCAtttccagaatggtccaggcagcggaaccaTTGTTTGAGCACACCGACAGTCCACCCAATAACTTTTCTTGtgtcagcatggctctcattgtaggcctgctctgcatctGTGGTTTCTCTTTGATAATATTGGCTGAGGCCGGAATGTCGATTATGtcactgctcttcctcaaatagtgccttcgaatctttaacatccacatgAACCATCAGGACAGGCAGGCAGGCCTTAGTTTAAAGCCTCAACTGACAGATAGTACCTCTGGTAATGCTAAGTACTGTACCGGAGTATTGGCCTAGATTATGTAATATTTTATGGATTTTGCATCTTctataataaaaaataaatgatttcAAAAGCATTTGAAGTCTATATTAACAACACTGTCGAAATGGGGTAATGATAGTGTTAGTGAGCGCCAATTGAATGTAGCAGTGACTTCAATAAACTGAATCTATGTTACCCAATTACTGTTCCATCTGTAAATGTGTAAAACATTTAGCAGATAATCAATGTAGCATTGAAAATCAATAAGAAGCAATTTCACTATACTAACAAACTTGTCTTATGTGGTTCTATTTGGTTTGAGTGCCCAGCTGCTGCAGAAATTTAAGCAAACACCTTTGctttggggtttgttggaattgGCTTACTATTGACCTTATTTATGTAAAGTCTATGGGGCCAAAAATCCTTTACTGAACCATCTGtatggatttcacactgtgtgaccaTATTGTTCAAGATCACCTCCTGATTGGTTTGGACAATAGAATCTGAGTTATAGAGAACTAAATGTCATTTTGGTTATTGACTTTATGACTTAATGGCACTCCGCACAGCTTGGTACACTATTCAATGGTGCCTTCTGCCGTTACCTAAAAGATGTTTGTGGAATCGATCAACTTTcttcaacatcaaggcagcatttgacagagtgtggcaccaaggagccttagtaaaattgaagtcaatgggaatcagggggaaaactctccagtggctggagtcgtacctagcacaaaggaagatggtagtggttgttggaggccaatcatctcagccctaggacattgctgcaggagttcctcagggcagtatcctaggcccaaccatcttcagctgcttcatcaatgaccttccctccatcataaattcagaaatggggatgttcgctgatgttcgattgcacagtgttcagttccatttgcaacccctcaaataatgaagcagtcagagcccgcatgcagcaagacctggacaacatccaggcttgggctcatgagtggtaAGTAAcaatcgcaccagacaagtgccaggcaatgaccatctccaacaagagagagtctaaccacctccttttgacattcaacggcattaccatcgccgaattccccaccatcaacatcctgggggtcaccattaaccagaaacttaactggaccagccatataaataatgcggctacaagagcaggtcagaggctgggtattctgcgacgagtgactcacctcctgactccccaaagcctttccaccatttacaaggcacaagtcaggagtgtgatggaatactctccacttgcctggatgagtgtagctccaacaacactcaagaagctcgacaccatccaggacaaagcagcccgcttgattggcatcccatccaccaccctaaacattcactcccttcaccaccggcgcactgtggctgcagtgtgtaccgtccacaggatgcactgcagcaactcgccaaggcttcttcgacagcacctcccaaacccacgacctctaccacctagaaggacaagagcagcaggtacatgggaacaacaccacctgcacgttcccctccaagtcacacaccatgctgacttggaaatatatcgcagttccttcatcatcgctgggtcaaaatcctggaactcccttcctaacagcactgtgggagaaccttcaccacatggactgcagcggttcaagaaggcggctcaccaccaccttctcaagggcaattagggatgggcaataaatgctggcctcaccagcaatgctcacatcccatgaacgaataaaaaaaacacaatattgGCTGATTGATTCAAAGTGCGCCAACAAAACCTAATTATGCCAATTACACAAAGACATTTGCTGATCTTGAGCATTTGTCGTAAATATCCTGGAATAGGATTTTGTGCATAGAAAACCATGCGATGCCTGTATGATCACTCCCTTCAGCCTGTAAAAATCCCGTGGCATATATATTTGAGCCTGCAGTAACCTTCACCACTGTCAACAGCTGTCAGAGAGGGCGTATCCAAATCTGTATGCCACTGATGACGCATATCAATGCCATGTCTGTACTGAGGCGAAAACACTGCTATTTTGTCAATATAACAAAATAATTTTTGGACAGAGATTTCTCTGAAAAGTATAATTTGTCATCCTCCGGAGCTGTCTTCATCATTCTCTACTCTCTATTTGCTGCTACCATACCAAACGCCATACTGAGATGCTGCTATCAATAACATAGGTAACAGAGTCTGGGATTTAAGTCTATTTCAACTGTGACTTAATAATGCATGCATATATTACTGCTACTTTTTGAAGAAAATAACCAGATTAGTCACATTCACCCTGCAGCAATAGTTTAGCTGGTGCTTTAATTAATTTGTGCTAATCCACACAGCTGAGTTTAGTTCACTGTGGAAAATGTAAATTGCGCAAATTACATCAAAAATAGGACTGCCACTAAAAGAAATGTCTCTATACTCGGTATCTGAATGGCCCAGTGCTCTAGGAGCCTTGATGTGCATTGGGAATTAGAAACAACAAGAGTTCTGCCCTTCACATGTCAAATACCATTTGTAAGTGCATCATAATATAGTATTTACTAAACCTAGTGCCAGAATGCCATTTTTATTATTTTGACAAGCTGTCAAATTTGTAAAGCTTAATAGCTATTGAATGATTGGATAATTTGATACAAGATGGGTGCATCTGAAGACAGAGACTTCCATATACAAAGCACTGTATAATTCAGTTGAAGACTCTCATCTGAAATATCCTATAATACTTTAAGCCTTGAAGCAATACAGATTAGAGACATTTAATGAAAAACATGCCAGTTTCCAAGTTTGCACCTTCACAAAATGCATATTTGTAAATGAATGTATGACGTTGCTACGCAGCAACATTTCAGGTATTATATGACTGATCTCCCAAAATTGAGGGACCTTAAAGAGGTAAAAGCGACCCACAGGTCTGAAATAGACCCACTGATGGGATCGGCGAACACCGAGTCCTTCAGCAGTTAATTCTCTGGGGCCGACTGGAAGGAGAGGACTCCGCTacaaggccctctccctccactgaggTGAACTCCACTTTTACCACCGATTCCCGGGATCTACCACCACTTTCTACCGGGTGGCCCCGGGAAGCGGCAGTGAGTGGGGCGGACAGAATGAACACCTGCCGGGTCCGCATGCACTGCCGCTATTTGCATGTGGCTGGAAGGGAAGAAGTGGTCAGCGACAGTCCCAACGGGGCTGGGGGAGGAAAATGTAGGTTAGGGCAATGAGGCGATAGTAGGCCTAACCAACTGCATTTTCTGATGTTCTCCGCTGCAATCCTGCCGCTTAATTTCACTCCAGGTAGTGTAACTACTCTGGTGTTATATGTCATGTAGTGTCAAACCCAAATTGTAGAGACTGCGTCCTCCAGGGAATCTTACGCTGTTTCTCTTCGGACAGATAGACCCCAATCTGGATTTATTCTGCAACTTTAACATTGTTGCAAAACAGATAAGTGTCACTGCAAAACCGAAATCTCGTTCCGGTAATGCTAAAATAGCAATATAAACGCATCTTAACACGTTACCAGAAACTGCAATCTGATGTATTTGTAGTTATTACCTATCAGACCCTTTAGTTGCAATTGACTAAACCAAGCCCAATAATGCTAATAAAATGAAATACCAGCTCCAACCAGAAAAAGTGGTGCTCGCACATGGTCAACAGATGGCACCATTGCAACTTTGAGAAAAAAGCTTTTAATAGCTTTCTGTAATAAGAAAGTTTTACAAATTATATCCACCGTTCAACCCTTTGTAATGAATGTAGTCCACCTTATGTTCCATTTTAACAAAGAAAACATTTAGAAAGCTAATTCCCCTTTACTATAACTCTAATTTTCCCGCCTTGTGAATATGCCTTGAAATACTGACTATTTCATTGGAAGATAAGACATAATTGAAGCCCTCTCCTTCCTAGGCAGGAAAACAGAATAATTCAGCCAATCACCCAACATATTTTAATGTACTGAGTTACTTTAACAATGAAAAAAGGTAAAATTAACTCTGGAGTAATGATGGAGCTTTGTATTCACTCAGAATTCGAATGATGAAGAACCAGCTCCTCAGAAGCAGATAAACAAAATATTGGTGAATAAAGCATTATGATAAATATATCCTATTTCCCCAAGAAAAATGCTTTGACAGCAGACTATTCCTCTAAAGAAATTTGTTTTTATACAGAGAATAAAACGCAAAACCAGGAATCTCTGTAATAGGGAAGTAACACAAAAGGTTCAGATAATATGAACTGTAAAAGTAACATTTATGTAATTATTAATGTCAATTGAACTCCAAAATCTGTTATTGTACTGACACAACAAATGTTCCaattcttttattaatttatacaTGAACCGGTCCTGTTATAAAAAGACATTTATAATGATAGGCATAGTAACAATGTCTTGTTTTTTGTCATTTCTTAAACAAAATATTGGGGGCGATTTGCAATTGCAGGCCAACTGTTTTTCTGGTGAGAATCAGGGGAAGGGGGCACTTCGGCTGCCTTATGGACGCCCAAGACTAGCCTGTTACAAATTACCAGCCTAGATCTTCCTCAGTGGTTCTATTGGGACACATCTGTAGTGGGGCGGGACTTCCACCCACCACAAAGATGTGCCCACAACCTCAGCCAATCTTCCATTCTTGGTGTAATTTCCATATTGTAGGTGGGACCCTTTGACCTCTGCCACATAGTCCCACCAGTTCACCGGTAGAGTTTTGCTGCAGCAAATACTTAGAGGCCTTTTGCAGCATAATGGTACCAGCAGACTCGAAGCTGCTGGTAAAATGGcctgatttttttctttaaattttccCCTACTGGCTGTGGCCTGTGCAATGCATCCATTAGTGAGTGATTCAACAGGTTTTGCCACCAGAAAAAATGACAGCGCCCCCCCCTCCTTTACCTCAATAACAACACTGGATGCCATGAACTTAATTCCATATTCAAAAATGAAAATAGTGAGAAATACTTCAGAGGGTGTGATGCATAAACCTGATAGAGTTCCTctaggaggtaacagagatggtggatgggggAGGTGCAGTGAATCTGGTGTACATGGTCGtacagaaagcctttgacaaggtgctaCACAAGAGACGATTGAAAAAGATGAAGTGCTATAGAATTAGGAGGAGGGTAGCAAATTGGACTAAAAACAAGTTAAAAGAGAGTAAGCAGAGTAGAGTTATGAGCaatttctcagagtggttggaaatgAGTAGCAGTGTTCCACAGCGTTCTGATCTGGGACCACTTCtattcactgtgtacatcaatgatttgaacATAGGGCTCGAGAGAGCAATGTCCAAAGGAGACATAGTAAATAAtactgaggaccaaaggaagttgcaaagagatattgataagatggtggaatgggcaaaaaagtggaattcaatgtcagtaaatgtgagatgctacattttggtaaaaaaaaaagtaataattatactttgaagggGAAAGGCTGGGTAATCTGGAAGAACAGAGAGATTTGTGGTTCAAGTTCACAAGACATCAAAAGCAGCATCTCAAGTATATATAACTCAAGTTCATTTAAACAAAAAGCTAATGgcatactgggttttatggcaagtatataaaagtaaagatgtaatggtgaatttatataaaaccttcgtcagaccacagttggagtactgtgtgcagttttgggctgttGAAGCAATTGACAGGGTACAGTGCAGAATCACTAGGATGATGCCTGGCATGAGGAAATACAAACGAAGaggcttgaaaaattggagcTATTTTCATTACAACAGAGGAAAATgccggtgatttaattgaggcttaaaattatgaaagtatgggaTAGAGatgatggaaacaggccatttctaGTTGAacaggggtctagaatgaggagacataaatataagattaaatgtaagagatttagaacagagagcaggagaaacattttacacagaggattatgagGTTatagaatgcactaccagagttagtggagggtgtggggtgtgggtgtgtgcgttTATGTTATCATATTAACCAGCTATACTGGCTAATAATTGCAGGGTCTTTGGATATGTGGCTACTGAAGTTATCAGCAGTCAATCAAAAAAAACACACCAGTACTTAATTAGCAGCATTTACCCTTCTCCGCCATGTGCATGTGGTcagaattttgatttttttttaaaagaaggataTTTTATAGATAACTAAAATATCTATGAACAAAGATTGCACACAAATGAAGTTCAGGTTATACATTATAAATAGATTTAAAAACAGAGTAAGCCTCTGAGAGTTTGGTTTCAGTAAACAAATACAATTAAATACAAGTCCTGAAGCATGTGTGAGTAGATTCTACAAATTAACAATTCCAGCTTAAAACTTTGTGCACCTagagcacatatcaggaatcCAAGTACAGAGGTCAATCAGCCCCACAGGATTTTCAAACCATTAAAATGAATCGATGGAAAATCCAGTGGGGCCTGCTGACATCCGTGCCTGAATTCCTGATACGTGGTCCTCACACATGAAGCTCTGCAATGGCAGCACAAGTTTGTTAAATCTACCCTATAATGCTGGATGACCTGTTTAAAACTTGGGTCATCTGTCTTcacattaaataattcattagtgcCTGTTCAGTTGGTGGCTGCACAGTCCGTTGCATATCATTGACAATACCATCTAAATGCTTTACCAATACTACCTTTTACCCTTGCAAGATTCTATTAGAAGCCACTTTTAAATATGATCCCTTTCAGCTTGTTATTTATAATCATTTATAACTCACATCAATCATTAAGCTGTTTTATTCTTCTTAATATTCATATATTCAATTTTAAAGGCACTGACTATTCCACAGATTCCAGCAGCCCTGTCATTCTTTACCTAAGTTGGTATTCTTCACTTATGAGTGTCAGTGGCCTATTCAACTATTGAAGGCATCACAGCAATTTCTGATTTGTCTTCACCTGACATATACCCTTTCCAACGCAGATCACTGGACAAGAAGCCTGCCAGaatcccaccctcctcctcccttgtCTGGGCAATGAGACCAATTAATCTTCATATTGTCAGTTATGAATGTTTTGGAGAAATGTATATATTTTGGTGTTTAAGACATTAGATAAACAATTCTCTATCCTCAAATGTGTTGTGTTCTTAGTAAAGCTTTAAAAATTCTGTACAATGCCACTGTGATGGATCAGCTTTTTACAATCTGACATAATACTACTTTCTTTTAACATGATATTAGTAAATGGCAGAACTCTCTCTATTCTAGCTCACAGCAACTATTGGTTCAACTGATGAAATATCTGTCTTTCCTGACTGGATGTTGCTGTTGGAGCGAAGACTCTGAGGGTCTTGTCCCCTCTTGAAGTTGCTCTGTTCAGGCCAGGCTAGCCTGTAAGAAGGGGCCGTGGAGCGGGGGGGCTTCTGCACTCCACGTTCTcttctgaatatattcaagagagATTTAAGTTCTGAGCGAAAACTCTCATTCAACCAGCAATAGATAAAGGGGTTATAGCAGGTACTGCTCATGGCGAACCAGTGGAAAGCAAAATAGAGTGCGTTGTTGGTGCGAATGGTTTGACTAGAAATGAGGACTACATAACAGTTCAGAGGAAACCAACAGACAGCAAATATTACCACAACCAGCATCAGCATTTTAATTGTCTTTTTCTTTTTCCGTCGGTGTGCAAAATACTGCTCTGTTGTCACATCCCCGATTGCATTGCGAAGCCATAACTTCTTGGCAACTGTGGTGTATGTGACAGTGATGATTAAAAGGGGCAGCACATACAACATGATAAATGTGGCCAAGTCCAGATACTTCCAGAACAGGTCTGCCGGCTCTGGGAAATTTGGGACACACAAACTCCGAATTTTTTCTTTACTGCAATATAAAAAAAAGACATAGAGTAATCAGTGGGATCAATGGTTTATGGTAACTAAATAAGTCAAATGGCATTATTATTACACGAACGTGGGACTTTTACTGGTGTTTTGGACATTATGTTCCATCATTCCACCCATTTACCATGATAACCAGAAATCAATTACTAGCACTTAACTGAATTCTGTAGACAAATCCTTCTTACCAGAACTTATGATGATAGTAATGACTTTTACATTTAGTTTTAACAGTTTCTGGTCGACAAatatatttgaattgaatgggtgAATTTAATTTGACGATAAGTATGCTTTAGTCCCCGGATACTTTTCAAAATAGTGTGATTAAGCAGTCCGTCTAAACAACTAATGAATGTTACATGTTGGGTTCATTTAGTGTTAACATTACACAGAACAGTTATCAAAGGATATTGCTCATAAAATTATGATACTTTCATGAAGACTTTAAAGTTAACCATTCATCGaatgaaataaaaaaaaggagagaacttgcatttatatagcacctttcatggcctcgggacatcccagagtgcttcacagctaatttagtacttttcaagtgtagtcactgttgtaatgtaaggaaacatggcagccaatttgtgcacaacatgaTCCCACCCACAGCAAAGAGATAcgtgaccagataatccatttttaatgatgttggttcagggataaatattggccaggacactgagagcactcccgtgctcttcttcaaataataccatgggatcttttacatccatctgagagggcagatggggcctcggtttaatgtcttatctgaaagaaggcacttctgtcagtgcagcactccctcagcaccgcatgtaagcgtcagtctggattatgtgctcaagtctttgactTATAGGAACTGCTAGACACAATAAGAGTAAAGTCCATCTAATTTTccatctaccatcctggtagtggcATAATGCAATAATAATGAAGTTGATGACTAACCACGATAATCTACCTCTTATCAATTAGTCTACGACAGACCCAGACActaggtgaggaaaacccccagtgctgcaaagctttgggaaccataggcccaAAGTCAATTGCTCCTccaaagcatgctacacttaccatatgtcatgtctcaaattgctCATATATATTATCAGAAGTATgagtactaccactgaaccaagagtGTCACCAAACATAACAATATATTCAAATTCCATAGTTATTGAAGGTAAACATGGAGGTCAATCAAGATAATCGATCTCTGAATATTTACCTGTATTCAAATTTGAAGAGCTTCTGATAGATAGCATGTGGGAGGGAGAAACAACTGGCCATAATCCAGATGGTGGTGATGTAAATTACACCCTTGGCAGTTGACATGCGTGGCTTCAAAGGATGCATGATCACCTACACAAAATATGACCATTAACTTCTGATATAAATAAAAGATTTAGCCAATATTTTATGTTATATGGTTACTAACCCAAACCTTCCACTTTGTCTTTTGCAGCCCTTATAATTTCACCGTGAAAGCAAATCATTTTTGCCAGAAATTACTCTCCAATGTTTTTCTGGAGATACTAGCCCATTTAAATTACACAAATTAGTGCCTCAACTAAAATAGTGGGGGGTAGGATTTTCAAATGAATGCTGTAGGCATCTGCGCATTGGTAACACACGGCATATTTCAGAGCCTCTGGTCTTTTAAAAGTGAAATCAATTACAGGTCCCAACCTGACTACGAAAGAAGAGCGCCTGGAAGATCCAAAGGATTTGACACCAAATGGGCTTCCTGAATACTTTTTAAAATCACGCTGACTTACTACTGTAAGTACGAGTTCGCAGAGCTCTGTGCAGTTCTAGTTGGTGCCAGGCTGCACCTGATACTGGAGTAGGTCTGATCTTTAGCTGCAGTATCGCTATGTTTATAGTCTCAAAACAAAAAAAGATTTCTGCCGACACCAGTCGAAGCTCCTGCGGCAGAAAGCCACCTCTTACAACTGGACTGCTGTTAAATATTTTATTGTGATTTTGCACGTCTTTATTTTACATTTAATCAACTAAGCTCCAAAATAATTTATATAGTAGGGCAAGGGAAAATAAGAAAGGGAATGGACCAAAAGAGGAAGAAgaaattgaattaaagaacaattgAATTAATGGACAATTTAATGTGTTGAATGCGCCTTAAATGGTAAAGGACACTATTGTCAATAGCTGCTGGTTTATGTTGTAAAAGAATATTTTACATTTAATAATATTCCAAGGCTCTGCTTCCATTTTACATTAGAGACTCTGTTACCACTGTAAGATGTTCAGCACCCAATAGATGAACAGCACCAGGAAGGTCAGTCTGAACTGATTCATGGGGATAGCAGTAGCGGCACCGCCCCAGGCGTTGATTGTTACTCTATGACTCAGTTCTAAACAAATGTAATGCTGCAAATACTGACTGCTTTCGTTTGCCTTTAGCTTGGTAACTAGGTGCAAACTGTTCG
Proteins encoded in this region:
- the LOC137322534 gene encoding G-protein coupled receptor 83-like; its protein translation is MTRYMWRSLPYLANAFQRSNDLFNISFPQSHIMSNRSSFFPWGNFTLDDWESFVDSAKYEAESQNATVKALLIVAYSVIIVISLFGNVLVCQVVIKNKRMHSATSLFIVNLAVADIMITLLNTPFTLVRFVNSTWVFGKVMCHISRFAQYCSLHVSALTLTAIALDRHQVIMHPLKPRMSTAKGVIYITTIWIMASCFSLPHAIYQKLFKFEYSKEKIRSLCVPNFPEPADLFWKYLDLATFIMLYVLPLLIITVTYTTVAKKLWLRNAIGDVTTEQYFAHRRKKKKTIKMLMLVVVIFAVCWFPLNCYVVLISSQTIRTNNALYFAFHWFAMSSTCYNPFIYCWLNESFRSELKSLLNIFRRERGVQKPPRSTAPSYRLAWPEQSNFKRGQDPQSLRSNSNIQSGKTDISSVEPIVAVS